In Diabrotica undecimpunctata isolate CICGRU chromosome 4, icDiaUnde3, whole genome shotgun sequence, a single genomic region encodes these proteins:
- the LOC140438543 gene encoding protein PBDC1 produces the protein MDVLSRPAEEFENDQTVETMWAIKAFEHAEVYFNILCSVDPKLLKLTPVDDLIYKVFREEFPKLEVEVIKENELKSTKEKGKWRPFCERFKNVVEDYSYGTLLRADAKDDYKEDNTILVTRIQFYAIELARNREGVNDVLRKKFWPESKEEKED, from the exons Atg gaTGTCCTAAGTCGTCCAGCCGAAGAATTTGAAAATGACCAAACAGTGGAAACTATGTGGGCTATAAAAGCCTTTGAACATGCTGAAGTATACTTTAAT ATTTTATGTTCAGTAGATCCAAAATTGCTCAAATTAACCCCAGTAGATGATTTAATTTATAAAGTCTTCAGAGAAGAATTCCCAAAACTAGAAGTCGaagtaataaaagaaaatgaattaaagaGTACAAAAGAAAAAGGAAAGTGGCGACCTTTTTGTGAACGATTTAAGAATGTTGTAGAAGACTATAGTTACGGTACTTTACTGAGAGCAGATGCCAAAGATGATTATAAAGAGGACAACACCATATTAGTTACTAGGATTCAATTTTATGCCATTGAACTGGCTAGGAATAGGGAGGGAGTCAATGATGTTCTAAGGAAAAAGTTCTGGCCTGAATCTAAGGAAGAGAAAGAGGATTAG
- the RpL26 gene encoding large ribosomal subunit protein uL24 — MKFNKLVTASRSKNRKRHFTAPSHIRRTLMSAPLSKELRQKYNVSTMPIRKDDEVQVVRGHYKGQQVGKVVQVYRKKFVIYIERIQREKANGASVYVGIHPSKVVIVKLKMDKDRKKIIDRRAKGRLAALGKDKGKYTEESAASAVETS; from the exons ATGAAATTCAACAAATTAGTAACCGCTTCAAGAAGCAAAAACAGGAAAAGGCATTTCACAGCCCCATCCCACATCAGAAGGACCCTTATGTCCGCTCCCTTGTCTAAAGAACTTAGACAAAAGTACAATGTTAGCACTATGCCAATCCGCAAGGACGACGAAGTAcaa GTAGTAAGGGGGCACTACAAAGGCCAACAAGTAGGTAAAGTTGTACAAGTGTACAGAAAGAAATTCGTTATCTACATTGAAAGGATTCAGAGGGAAAAGGCCAATGGAGCTAGTGTATATGTAGGAATCCACCCTTCAAAA GTTGTTATTGTTAAGCTTAAAATGGATAAGGACAGAAAGAAGATCATTGACAGAAGAGCCAAAGGACGTTTGGCCGCTTTGGGCAAAGACAAAGGAAAATACACTGAAGAATCAGCTGCCTCAGCTGTAGAAACATCTTAA